A portion of the Pedobacter cryoconitis genome contains these proteins:
- the plsX gene encoding phosphate acyltransferase PlsX, translating into MKIGLDIMGGDYAPKANVLGAIAAHELLAPNEHLVLIGDTQQIKPLLAESGFNPDHFEYVHTEEVIGMGEHPTRAIAQKPNSSISLGFSMLKKGEIDAFVGAGNSGAMMVGAVFSVKTVPGIIRPCLCTIVPKLDGGRGLMLDVGANADCKPDTLLQFGILGSLYAENVMQINTPKVGLINIGEEDEKGNMLSLATFPLMKECSLFNFIGNIEGRDLFNEKADVIVCDGFTGNIMLKLAESFYIMTIKKGLKDEFFDRFNYENYGGSPVLGVNAPVIIGHGISSPTAVKNMIFQARDMIITGLVGKIQDAFK; encoded by the coding sequence ATGAAAATAGGTCTCGATATAATGGGCGGAGACTATGCTCCCAAAGCAAACGTTTTGGGAGCAATAGCTGCTCATGAATTATTAGCGCCAAATGAGCATTTAGTGCTAATAGGCGATACTCAGCAAATTAAGCCTTTGCTCGCTGAAAGCGGGTTCAATCCCGATCACTTTGAATATGTTCATACCGAAGAGGTAATTGGTATGGGCGAACATCCCACAAGAGCAATTGCTCAAAAACCAAACTCAAGTATTTCTCTGGGTTTCTCTATGTTAAAAAAAGGAGAAATCGATGCATTTGTCGGCGCAGGTAATTCTGGTGCGATGATGGTTGGCGCTGTTTTTAGTGTAAAAACTGTTCCTGGCATTATCAGACCTTGTCTGTGCACGATCGTCCCCAAACTTGATGGAGGAAGAGGTTTAATGCTGGACGTTGGCGCAAATGCTGACTGTAAGCCTGATACTCTGCTTCAATTCGGCATTTTAGGAAGTTTGTATGCTGAAAATGTCATGCAGATCAATACCCCTAAAGTCGGCCTGATCAATATTGGCGAAGAAGATGAAAAAGGGAATATGTTAAGCCTGGCCACTTTTCCATTGATGAAAGAATGTAGTCTCTTCAACTTCATTGGAAATATTGAGGGACGTGATTTATTCAACGAAAAAGCAGATGTAATTGTATGTGACGGGTTTACCGGGAACATTATGTTGAAATTAGCTGAATCGTTTTACATAATGACTATCAAGAAAGGACTTAAAGATGAGTTCTTCGACAGATTTAATTATGAAAATTACGGTGGAAGTCCGGTTCTTGGAGTAAATGCACCTGTGATCATAGGTCATGGAATCTCCTCGCCTACCGCTGTAAAAAACATGATCTTTCAAGCGAGAGATATGATTATTACAGGTTTGGTAGGAAAAATACAAGATGCATTTAAATAA
- a CDS encoding YceD family protein — translation MKPLKQFSIPFTGLKIGKHQFDFEIDNSFFDAFEYSLVKKGDLKVTVELDKQETMLILKIRIAGTIKLDCDKCLAEFDAPLDISERQIVKFAEDELESDDLEIIVLNKKESSIDIAEILYEFITVSVPYIKICEQNGNGAKCDKEMIERLESLANPSQQEENTTSADPRWEALKKLK, via the coding sequence TTGAAACCTTTAAAACAATTTTCGATCCCGTTTACTGGCTTAAAAATTGGCAAGCATCAATTTGATTTTGAGATTGATAACAGCTTTTTTGACGCATTTGAATACTCTTTGGTAAAAAAGGGGGATTTGAAAGTTACGGTAGAATTGGATAAACAGGAGACAATGCTGATTTTGAAAATTCGCATTGCCGGAACAATAAAGCTTGATTGTGATAAATGTTTAGCTGAATTTGATGCCCCTCTGGATATTTCAGAAAGGCAGATTGTAAAATTCGCTGAAGATGAGCTGGAGAGTGATGATTTAGAAATCATCGTATTGAATAAAAAAGAAAGTAGCATCGATATCGCGGAGATTCTTTATGAATTTATCACAGTATCGGTACCCTATATAAAAATTTGTGAGCAGAACGGCAATGGTGCCAAATGCGACAAAGAGATGATTGAAAGACTGGAAAGTCTGGCTAATCCTTCTCAACAAGAAGAAAATACAACAAGTGCTGACCCACGTTGGGAAGCATTAAAAAAATTAAAATAA
- the rsmA gene encoding 16S rRNA (adenine(1518)-N(6)/adenine(1519)-N(6))-dimethyltransferase RsmA, which translates to MSLVRAKKHLGQHFLTDKKIAAKIVDGLVHTDQYSQVLEVGPGMGILSDILLERKDLETFMIDIDVESYHFLNDKYPQMGERLINGDFLKMDLKKVFSGKYAIIGNFPYNISSQILFKVLEHRENVVEMVGMFQKEVAERCASKSGTKDYGILSVLIQAYYNIDYLFSVKPGTFNPPPKVNSGVIRLSRNERVTLDCDEKLFWIVVKAGFNQRRKTLRNALSGVLPKVKMDDNIYFEKRAEQLSVEDFITLTQLVTKLAL; encoded by the coding sequence ATGAGTTTGGTAAGGGCGAAAAAACATTTAGGGCAACATTTTTTGACCGATAAAAAAATAGCAGCTAAAATTGTAGACGGTCTTGTCCATACCGATCAATACAGTCAGGTGCTTGAAGTAGGGCCGGGTATGGGTATCCTTTCAGATATTCTGCTGGAAAGAAAAGACCTGGAAACATTTATGATCGATATCGATGTCGAATCCTATCATTTCTTAAATGATAAGTATCCACAGATGGGCGAAAGGTTGATTAATGGTGATTTTTTGAAAATGGACCTGAAAAAAGTATTTTCCGGTAAATACGCCATCATAGGTAATTTTCCTTATAATATTTCTTCACAGATCTTGTTTAAGGTTTTGGAACATAGAGAAAATGTAGTAGAGATGGTAGGCATGTTTCAAAAAGAAGTTGCAGAACGCTGTGCATCTAAAAGCGGAACAAAAGATTACGGGATTCTCAGTGTGCTGATCCAGGCCTATTATAATATTGATTATTTATTTTCTGTAAAGCCAGGGACTTTTAATCCACCTCCTAAAGTAAATTCAGGCGTAATCCGTTTGAGCAGAAATGAGCGGGTGACTTTGGATTGCGATGAGAAATTATTCTGGATTGTCGTTAAAGCCGGATTTAATCAGCGTAGAAAAACATTAAGGAACGCTTTGTCAGGCGTATTGCCTAAAGTTAAAATGGATGACAATATCTATTTTGAAAAAAGAGCAGAGCAATTGAGCGTAGAAGATTTTATTACCCTTACGCAGCTGGTCACCAAGCTGGCGTTATAA
- the pdxA gene encoding 4-hydroxythreonine-4-phosphate dehydrogenase PdxA, whose product MSNKIKIGISIGDVNGIGLEVILKTLANNSILDYCTPIVYGHTKVASYHRKALGLGDFSFNVINDAEAANPKKANMINCWEEDVKIELGVANEIGGKYALLSLERATEDLIKGNIDALVTAPINKHTIQAENFQFPGHTEYLQERTGSSDVLMFLLSEDIRVGVVTGHIPVSKVAESITKESIVKKLLLINKSLKRDFWIEKPRIAVLGLNPHAGDNGLLGSEEQDVIMPAIQEAFDSGVICFGPYPADGFFGKGAYKQFDAVLAMYHDQGLIPFKTIAFGTGVNFTAGMKYVRTSPDHGTGFDIAGKDLADPSSFIEALFAATHIVKHRREQDELLSNQLRSGGKIIETAADVKDDAN is encoded by the coding sequence ATGAGCAATAAAATCAAAATAGGTATCAGTATAGGTGATGTAAATGGCATAGGTCTAGAAGTAATTCTGAAAACTTTAGCCAATAACAGTATTCTGGATTACTGCACTCCTATCGTTTATGGACATACAAAAGTAGCCTCTTACCATAGAAAAGCACTGGGTTTAGGTGATTTCAGTTTCAACGTAATTAATGACGCTGAAGCAGCTAATCCTAAAAAAGCAAATATGATCAACTGCTGGGAAGAGGATGTAAAGATTGAACTCGGTGTAGCCAATGAGATTGGTGGAAAATATGCTTTGTTATCTTTAGAGAGAGCAACGGAAGACCTGATCAAAGGAAATATTGACGCTTTAGTCACTGCTCCGATCAATAAACATACGATACAAGCAGAGAATTTTCAATTCCCTGGTCATACAGAATATTTGCAGGAACGTACCGGCAGCTCTGATGTACTGATGTTTTTATTGAGTGAAGATATCCGTGTTGGCGTAGTTACGGGTCACATCCCTGTTTCTAAAGTTGCAGAAAGTATCACAAAGGAGAGTATTGTTAAAAAACTTTTGTTGATCAATAAGAGCCTGAAAAGAGATTTCTGGATTGAGAAACCAAGAATTGCCGTATTAGGGCTAAATCCTCATGCTGGTGACAATGGTTTGCTGGGCAGTGAAGAACAGGACGTTATTATGCCTGCGATTCAGGAAGCATTTGATTCGGGTGTAATTTGCTTTGGCCCTTATCCTGCGGATGGATTTTTTGGCAAAGGTGCTTATAAACAATTCGATGCGGTACTGGCGATGTATCATGACCAGGGCTTAATCCCTTTCAAAACAATCGCTTTCGGAACTGGTGTAAACTTTACTGCAGGAATGAAATATGTACGTACCTCTCCTGATCATGGTACAGGCTTCGATATTGCCGGAAAAGACCTGGCAGATCCATCTTCTTTTATAGAGGCACTTTTTGCGGCGACCCACATTGTAAAACACAGACGTGAACAGGATGAACTGTTAAGCAACCAGTTAAGAAGCGGCGGAAAAATTATAGAAACTGCGGCAGATGTGAAGGATGATGCAAATTAA
- the rpmF gene encoding 50S ribosomal protein L32 has product MAHPKRKISKSRRDKRRTHYKAVAPSLSTCQTTGAIHIPHHAYNVDGNLYYNGKLVIENTSIG; this is encoded by the coding sequence ATGGCACATCCAAAACGCAAGATCTCTAAAAGTAGAAGAGATAAAAGAAGAACACACTATAAAGCGGTAGCTCCTTCTTTATCTACTTGTCAAACTACAGGTGCAATCCACATTCCTCACCATGCATACAATGTTGATGGGAATTTGTACTACAACGGTAAACTGGTTATTGAAAACACCTCTATAGGTTAA
- a CDS encoding beta-ketoacyl-ACP synthase III: MSKIHAAITAVQGYVPDYILSNKELETIVDTTDEWITSRTGIKERRILKGEGLGTSDMAVHAVNGLLKKRGITAEEIDLIIFCTTTPDMPFPATANILADKIGAKNAWGFDLQAACSGFIYGISTASQFIQSGKHQKVLVVGGDKMSSIIDYTDRTTCIIFGDGCGAVLLEPNDEGNGIIDSVLKSDGAGRQFLHQKAGGSVKPASHETIDQREHFVYQEGKAVFKFAVTNMADVAAEIMERNQLNAEDVKWLVPHQANKRIIDATASRMGIGAEKVMINIERYGNTTNGTIPLCLWEWEDKLKKGDNIILAAFGGGFTWGSVYIKWAY, translated from the coding sequence ATGAGTAAAATTCACGCTGCTATTACTGCGGTTCAAGGTTATGTTCCTGATTATATCCTTTCTAATAAAGAGTTAGAGACGATAGTTGACACAACAGATGAATGGATCACCTCACGAACAGGTATTAAAGAGCGAAGAATATTAAAAGGTGAAGGATTAGGTACCTCTGACATGGCTGTTCACGCGGTGAACGGACTGTTAAAGAAAAGAGGTATTACTGCAGAAGAAATCGACCTGATTATCTTTTGTACCACGACTCCCGACATGCCTTTCCCAGCCACTGCAAATATTTTAGCTGACAAAATCGGCGCAAAAAATGCATGGGGTTTTGATCTGCAGGCTGCCTGTTCTGGATTTATCTATGGGATTTCTACTGCTTCGCAATTTATCCAGTCAGGAAAACATCAAAAGGTATTGGTAGTGGGCGGCGACAAAATGTCGTCTATCATTGATTATACGGACAGAACAACCTGCATCATTTTTGGTGACGGCTGTGGTGCTGTATTATTGGAACCTAATGATGAAGGTAATGGGATCATTGACTCTGTTTTAAAATCGGATGGTGCCGGAAGACAATTCCTGCATCAGAAAGCGGGTGGATCTGTAAAACCAGCTTCGCACGAAACGATTGACCAGAGAGAACATTTCGTTTACCAGGAAGGAAAAGCTGTTTTTAAATTTGCGGTAACCAACATGGCAGATGTAGCGGCCGAAATCATGGAACGGAACCAGCTGAATGCTGAAGATGTGAAATGGTTAGTTCCGCACCAGGCAAATAAAAGGATTATTGATGCGACGGCTTCAAGAATGGGCATAGGAGCTGAAAAAGTAATGATCAATATAGAACGTTACGGCAATACCACCAATGGGACCATCCCGCTTTGTTTATGGGAATGGGAAGACAAACTAAAAAAAGGAGACAATATTATTCTTGCTGCTTTTGGGGGTGGATTTACCTGGGGATCAGTCTATATAAAGTGGGCTTACTAA